Proteins encoded in a region of the Haloarchaeobius salinus genome:
- a CDS encoding ABC transporter permease — MNGELDDLFAVVERELTIVARTPAYVATAVGFAAVVWWLAVASSLTGYVPLVADLLTPVEVLVPLLAVAFGYRAIQADAASKELDVLRTYPIRPRTYVLGVFVGRATAVLSLVFLTLLVAGLFVPLFGPPANPVIASHGGDGPFGTYLRFVLLATLYAAVVLAAVVAVSTVATRGRTAITAAVGVLVLLTVGLDLGLVAALSTGLVGPDGLRYLLALSPNSAFRGLTLALSIRTVEATTLPLSAVLANVVGLALWLVGSLVLAALSVWSEPPTERWRVVETLAGTGDAAGQSAVSDDGATESTADGPVEASDEDASEDGPTSPGGAEGAPED; from the coding sequence ATGAACGGGGAACTCGACGACCTGTTCGCCGTAGTCGAGCGCGAACTCACCATCGTCGCCCGGACGCCGGCCTACGTCGCGACGGCGGTGGGCTTCGCCGCGGTCGTGTGGTGGCTCGCGGTCGCCAGCAGTCTCACCGGCTACGTCCCGCTCGTCGCGGACCTGCTGACGCCCGTCGAGGTGCTCGTGCCGCTGCTCGCGGTGGCGTTCGGCTACCGCGCCATCCAGGCCGACGCTGCCTCGAAGGAGCTCGACGTGCTGCGGACGTACCCCATCCGACCGCGGACGTACGTCCTCGGCGTGTTCGTCGGCCGGGCGACCGCCGTGCTCTCGCTCGTGTTCCTCACCCTGCTCGTCGCCGGGCTGTTCGTCCCGCTGTTCGGGCCGCCCGCCAACCCGGTCATCGCGAGCCACGGCGGCGACGGCCCGTTCGGCACCTACCTCCGGTTCGTGCTGCTCGCGACGCTGTACGCCGCGGTCGTGCTGGCGGCGGTCGTCGCCGTCTCGACGGTCGCGACCCGGGGCCGGACCGCCATCACGGCCGCGGTCGGCGTGCTCGTGCTGCTGACCGTCGGCCTGGATCTCGGACTGGTCGCGGCGCTGTCGACCGGCCTCGTCGGCCCGGACGGGCTGCGGTACCTGCTCGCGCTCAGCCCGAACAGCGCGTTCCGCGGGCTGACGCTCGCCCTCTCCATCCGGACCGTCGAGGCCACGACGCTGCCGCTGTCGGCGGTGCTCGCGAACGTCGTCGGGCTGGCGCTCTGGCTGGTCGGGTCGCTCGTACTGGCGGCGCTTTCCGTCTGGTCGGAGCCGCCGACGGAACGCTGGCGGGTCGTCGAGACGCTGGCGGGAACCGGGGACGCGGCCGGCCAGTCTGCGGTCTCTGACGACGGGGCGACCGAGTCGACCGCTGACGGACCGGTCGAGGCGTCCGACGAGGACGCGAGCGAGGACGGACCGACGTCCCCCGGCGGTGCCGAGGGCGCGCCCGAGGACTAG